In Cheilinus undulatus linkage group 16, ASM1832078v1, whole genome shotgun sequence, one DNA window encodes the following:
- the LOC121524427 gene encoding zinc finger protein 184-like gives MPGVETLRDFVNQRLTAAAEEIFGVFERTIAEYEEQLCRCKEENERKQKLLDDVQLRFHRADTQQLLVHQEEVPSEQQEWRSSLEQEDTEPPQIKEEEEELWSSQEELEEFNTIKFPFAPVPVKTEDDEERPQSSQLDEIQSEGMKTGADGEDCREPGQARKSESERHSHSETQDKTGDCSEAETDVSDDWRITMEHDSGLNCVENLDDDRSDNDKKSHSCSKTFTRKCHLATHLKTHQKQKPFSCSDCGKKFSQKISLNTHMVIHTGEKPFSCPECDKKFRNKSHLKSHMFVHTGKKLFSCFQCEKGFYYKSHLKRHMVIHTGEKHFSCPDCDKKFSQKCHLTSHMVIHTGNKPFSCELCDKKFSWDSQVKKHKCTGGQTS, from the exons ATGCCAGGAGTCGAGACACTGAGAGATTTTGTCAACCAGAGactgactgctgctgctgaagagaTTTTTGGAGTCTTTGAAAGAACGATAGCAGAATACGAGGAACAACTTTGTCGATGTAAAGAGGAAAACGAGCGAAAACAGAAACTTCTGGACGATGTTCAGCTTCGCTTTCACAGAGCAG ACACCCAGCAGCTGTTAGTGCATCAAGAAGAGGTTCCCTCTGAGCAGCAGGAGTGGAGGTCCAGTCTAGAGCAGGAGGACACTGAGCCTCCACAGattaaagaggaggaggaagaactGTGGAGCAGTCAGGAGGAACTGGAGGAGTTTAATACCATCAAGTTCCCCTTTGCTCCTGTCCCTGTGAAgactgaagatgatgaagagagACCTCAGTCCTCACAGCTTGATGAAATACAAAGTGAAGGGATGAaaacaggagctgatggagaggactgtagAGAACCAGGACAGGCCAGGAAGTCAGAATCAGAGAGACATTCCCACTCAGAGACTCAGGACAAGACTGGAGACTGCTCTGAAGCTGAAACTGATGTCAGCGATGATTGGAGGATCACAATGGAACATGATTCTGGGTTAAATTGTGTGGAAAACTTAGATGATGATAGATCAGACAATGACAAGAAATCACACAGCTGCAGTAAAACATTCACAAGGAAATGTCATCTTGCTACACATTTGAAGACGCACCAAAAacagaaacccttcagctgctctgactgtggtaAAAAGTTTAGCCAAAAGATTAGTCTGAACACACACATGGTgatccacacaggagagaaacccttcagctgccctGAGTGTGATAAAAAGTTTAGAAACAAGTCTCATTTGAAGTCCCACATGTTTGTTCACACAGGAAAGAAACTCTTCAGCTGCTTTCaatgtgaaaaggggttttATTACAAGTCTCATCTGAAAAGACACATGGTgatccacacaggagagaaacacTTTAGCTGCCCTGATTGTGATAAAAAGTTTAGTCAAAAGTGTCACCTTACTTCACACATGGTGATCCACACAGGAAATAAACCCTTCAGCTGTGAGCTCTGTGATAAGAAATTTTCATGGGATAGTCaggtaaaaaaacacaagtgtaCCGGTGGCCAGACTTcataa